One window from the genome of Peptococcaceae bacterium encodes:
- a CDS encoding ACT domain-containing protein yields MDEEQNRAIITVVGRDKVGIIAGVTSALSEQNVNILDISQTIMQNFFTMIMVVDLAKATVSLQELQRILAEKGEEIGVQINAQHEDIFKFMHRI; encoded by the coding sequence ATGGATGAAGAACAAAATCGGGCAATCATAACCGTGGTGGGCCGCGATAAAGTCGGTATTATTGCGGGTGTCACTTCGGCGCTGTCTGAGCAGAATGTCAATATTCTTGATATCAGCCAGACGATCATGCAAAATTTTTTTACCATGATAATGGTTGTTGACCTGGCAAAAGCCACGGTAAGCCTGCAGGAACTGCAGCGTATTTTAGCCGAAAAGGGCGAAGAAATCGGTGTGCAGATCAATGCACAGCATGAGGACATATTCAAATTTATGCACCGGATTTAG
- the gcvPA gene encoding aminomethyl-transferring glycine dehydrogenase subunit GcvPA, with amino-acid sequence MMIPYIPHTQAQVEEMLRTIGARSIEELFGDIPAEVRFKGELRLPGGLSEKETWDHLAELAEKNCHSGQYTCFLGAGSYQHYQPKAVKHLLSRSEFYTAYTPYQPEISQGILQAIFEYQTMICELTGMDAANASVYDGATAVSDAALMAAEATRRRVILVSSLLHPEYRQTMRTYLRRRGLEIKEIPWEEGLTSQRALEKLLDKDVAGVAVQNPNFLGSIEPLHLLAGAVHEAGSLLIACVDPVSLGLIESPGKLGADIAVGEGQSLGLPMSYGGPHLGFMAVKENMVRRLPGRIVGKTRDKDGREGFVLTLQAREQHIRREKAGSNICSNQALCALAATIYLALMGPVGLSEVGRQCRMKSNYAMSRLEKIPGVTVPFSVPVFKEFVVRTQEEPQQVNKRLWKAGILGGLDLMRFYPELSGHILLCVTEMRTYQEIDKLIRVWEGTGDGKIDF; translated from the coding sequence ATGATGATTCCTTATATACCGCATACTCAGGCCCAGGTGGAAGAAATGCTGCGCACGATCGGGGCACGGTCCATAGAAGAGCTTTTCGGCGATATTCCCGCAGAGGTCAGGTTTAAGGGCGAACTGCGGCTGCCGGGAGGTCTCTCGGAAAAAGAGACCTGGGACCACCTGGCTGAGCTGGCTGAAAAAAACTGCCACAGCGGACAGTACACCTGTTTTCTTGGCGCCGGTTCTTACCAGCATTACCAGCCTAAAGCAGTGAAACATCTTTTGTCCCGTTCTGAATTCTACACCGCCTATACCCCATACCAGCCTGAAATAAGCCAGGGGATACTGCAGGCAATTTTCGAGTACCAGACCATGATTTGCGAGCTGACCGGGATGGATGCCGCTAATGCCTCTGTCTATGACGGCGCTACTGCTGTATCCGACGCGGCTCTGATGGCGGCTGAAGCCACGCGCCGGAGGGTTATTCTGGTCAGCAGCCTGCTGCATCCGGAGTACCGCCAGACCATGCGGACTTATTTGCGGAGGCGGGGGCTGGAAATAAAGGAGATCCCCTGGGAAGAAGGGCTTACCAGCCAAAGAGCCCTGGAAAAGCTTTTGGACAAGGATGTGGCCGGGGTGGCTGTTCAAAACCCGAATTTCCTGGGAAGCATTGAACCGCTGCACCTGCTGGCCGGCGCTGTTCACGAGGCCGGTTCGCTGCTCATCGCCTGCGTGGATCCCGTTTCCCTCGGCCTAATTGAAAGTCCAGGGAAACTGGGAGCGGATATAGCGGTGGGCGAAGGGCAGAGCCTGGGACTTCCCATGAGTTACGGAGGTCCGCACCTCGGGTTTATGGCGGTGAAGGAAAACATGGTACGCCGCCTGCCCGGCAGGATTGTCGGCAAAACAAGAGATAAAGATGGGCGCGAAGGATTTGTGCTTACGCTTCAGGCTCGTGAGCAGCATATCCGCCGGGAAAAAGCCGGCTCCAATATTTGTTCCAACCAGGCCCTCTGCGCGCTGGCGGCCACCATTTATCTTGCGCTCATGGGCCCGGTCGGTTTAAGCGAAGTAGGCAGGCAGTGCCGGATGAAGAGCAACTACGCCATGTCGCGCCTGGAAAAGATTCCTGGCGTTACGGTTCCTTTTTCGGTTCCTGTTTTCAAGGAATTCGTTGTCAGGACGCAAGAGGAACCGCAGCAGGTTAACAAGAGGCTGTGGAAAGCTGGAATCCTGGGAGGGCTCGATTTGATGCGGTTTTATCCGGAACTGTCAGGTCATATCCTGCTGTGTGTGACGGAGATGCGCACATACCAGGAAATAGACAAGCTCATCAGGGTATGGGAGGGAACCGGTGATGGAAAAATTGATTTTTGA
- the ileS gene encoding isoleucine--tRNA ligase has protein sequence MEKANKYNETLNLPKTEFPMRANLPQREPEILRKWEEIKLYDTVQESCKGRPKFILHDGPPYANGDIHLGHTLNKVLKDIIVKFHSLRGYDSPYVPGWDTHGLPIEQQAIKALGLNRHAADPLEFRRHCREYALKYVDIQREQFKRLGVRGDWENPYLTLSPEFEAVQIGVFGEMAKKGYIYKGLKPVYWCPSCETALAEAEIEYNEKKSASIYVKFPVSQGNNVLREDNTYFVIWTTTPWTLPANMAICLHPELEYNVLAVGEEKYVVAGELTASFLEVLGNPPHYIEKKFRGAKLEGITCRHPFYDRKSVVVLGEHVTTEQGTGCVHTAPGHGVEDFEVGKKYGLEVLSPVDDRGRFTREAGKFAGMFIEDANKAISAELKERGLLLHLGFIRHQYPHCWRCKKPVMFRATEQWFASIDGFRQQILQAIEEVRWIPAWGKDRIHNMVAERSDWCISRQRTWGVPIPIFYCKECGKEIINDDTIGHLQKLFAEHGSDVWWARPAEELIPPGLACPACGRREFRKETDIMDVWFDSGSSHFAVLEKRPELRWPADLYLEGSDQHRGWFNSSLSTSVAVRGTAPYRAVLTHGFLVDEMGRKMSKSLGNGIDPLEVIEQMGADILRLWVSSADYRTDVAASPNILKQITEAYRKVRNTCRYILGNLYDFNPEKDGVSYEQLAEIDRWALLKLHKLIKRVTDAYENYEFHVVYHSIHNFCAVDMSAIYLDIIKDRVYTAKAGSLERRSAQQTMYEIISALVRMLTPILAFTTEEIWQYLPYNKGAATVQAAGWPEYNERCVDSDLEKRWEKILEIREYAAKPLEEARQQKVIGHSLDARVQLYAAGEWYQFLKELESELPTILITSSVAVYPKGEAPAGAYSSEDIPDVAVLVQKAPGKKCERCWIYSETTGLEEAHPTLCRRCAQVMAGQN, from the coding sequence ATGGAAAAGGCTAACAAGTATAATGAAACTCTCAACCTTCCAAAAACAGAATTCCCGATGCGGGCCAACCTTCCGCAGAGGGAGCCGGAGATTTTGAGAAAATGGGAGGAAATCAAACTTTACGATACTGTCCAGGAGTCCTGCAAAGGCCGGCCCAAATTTATCCTGCACGATGGACCTCCATACGCCAATGGGGACATTCACCTTGGGCATACTTTGAATAAGGTGCTGAAAGACATAATTGTCAAATTCCACAGCCTTAGAGGTTATGACTCACCTTATGTGCCGGGCTGGGATACCCACGGCCTGCCTATAGAACAGCAAGCCATCAAGGCCCTGGGCTTAAACAGGCACGCTGCCGATCCCCTGGAGTTCAGAAGGCATTGCAGGGAATATGCATTAAAATACGTAGATATCCAGAGAGAGCAGTTTAAACGCCTTGGAGTAAGAGGGGACTGGGAAAACCCGTACCTCACGCTGAGCCCTGAATTTGAGGCCGTACAAATCGGTGTTTTCGGCGAAATGGCTAAAAAAGGGTATATTTACAAAGGGCTGAAGCCGGTCTACTGGTGTCCGAGTTGCGAAACAGCGTTGGCCGAGGCAGAGATCGAATACAACGAAAAAAAGTCGGCTTCAATTTATGTCAAGTTTCCTGTAAGCCAAGGGAATAACGTTCTGAGAGAGGACAACACGTATTTTGTAATCTGGACAACCACGCCCTGGACGCTTCCGGCCAACATGGCCATCTGTCTCCATCCGGAATTGGAATACAATGTACTGGCGGTTGGCGAAGAAAAGTATGTAGTTGCCGGGGAGCTTACGGCGTCTTTTCTCGAAGTGCTGGGCAACCCGCCGCATTATATCGAAAAAAAATTCCGCGGCGCAAAACTGGAAGGAATTACGTGCCGCCATCCTTTTTATGACCGGAAATCGGTGGTTGTCCTGGGGGAACACGTCACGACGGAGCAAGGAACCGGCTGCGTCCACACCGCTCCGGGACACGGCGTAGAAGACTTCGAGGTCGGTAAAAAATACGGTCTTGAAGTTTTGTCGCCGGTTGACGACAGAGGAAGGTTTACCAGGGAAGCCGGCAAGTTTGCAGGAATGTTTATCGAAGACGCCAATAAGGCAATATCCGCCGAGCTGAAGGAAAGGGGCCTGCTCCTGCACCTGGGATTTATCAGGCACCAGTACCCGCATTGCTGGCGCTGTAAAAAGCCGGTCATGTTCAGGGCGACTGAGCAGTGGTTTGCTTCAATTGACGGGTTCCGCCAGCAAATACTGCAGGCCATCGAGGAGGTCCGCTGGATCCCTGCCTGGGGAAAGGACAGGATTCACAACATGGTAGCCGAACGGAGCGACTGGTGTATCTCCAGGCAGCGAACCTGGGGAGTGCCTATCCCGATTTTTTACTGCAAAGAATGCGGGAAAGAGATCATTAATGATGACACAATCGGCCATTTGCAGAAACTTTTTGCTGAACACGGCTCAGACGTATGGTGGGCCAGGCCGGCAGAAGAACTGATCCCGCCGGGGCTTGCCTGTCCAGCCTGCGGTAGAAGAGAATTCCGCAAGGAAACCGATATTATGGATGTCTGGTTCGATTCCGGTTCAAGCCACTTTGCCGTTCTGGAAAAACGTCCTGAACTGAGATGGCCTGCCGATTTGTACTTGGAAGGAAGCGATCAACACAGGGGTTGGTTTAACTCGTCTTTATCGACATCGGTGGCCGTGCGGGGGACGGCGCCGTACAGGGCGGTTCTGACTCATGGTTTTTTGGTCGACGAAATGGGAAGAAAAATGTCCAAATCCCTTGGGAACGGGATAGACCCTCTGGAAGTTATCGAACAGATGGGGGCGGATATACTGAGACTGTGGGTTTCTTCCGCCGATTACCGGACCGATGTGGCCGCCTCGCCCAATATTCTAAAACAGATAACGGAGGCATACCGGAAAGTTCGCAACACCTGCCGCTACATCCTGGGAAATCTTTACGACTTTAATCCTGAAAAAGACGGGGTATCTTATGAGCAACTAGCCGAAATCGACAGGTGGGCGCTTCTTAAGCTGCACAAATTGATAAAAAGGGTTACGGACGCCTATGAGAATTATGAATTTCATGTGGTATACCACAGCATCCACAATTTCTGTGCCGTGGATATGAGCGCAATATACCTGGACATCATTAAAGACAGGGTCTATACGGCAAAAGCCGGTTCGCTCGAGCGCAGGAGCGCCCAGCAAACCATGTACGAGATAATCTCAGCGCTGGTCAGAATGCTCACCCCCATCCTGGCTTTTACCACGGAAGAAATCTGGCAGTACTTGCCTTATAACAAAGGAGCAGCAACGGTACAGGCAGCCGGATGGCCGGAGTACAACGAACGCTGCGTTGATAGTGATCTGGAAAAACGCTGGGAAAAAATACTGGAGATCAGGGAGTATGCAGCTAAGCCCCTGGAGGAAGCTCGCCAGCAAAAGGTCATCGGGCATTCCCTGGATGCACGCGTTCAGCTGTATGCCGCCGGCGAGTGGTATCAATTTTTGAAGGAATTGGAAAGCGAGCTGCCCACTATCCTGATCACCTCGAGCGTGGCCGTTTATCCTAAAGGGGAAGCGCCGGCCGGTGCTTATTCGAGCGAAGATATTCCGGATGTCGCAGTCCTTGTGCAAAAAGCACCCGGAAAAAAATGCGAACGCTGCTGGATATATTCAGAAACCACGGGATTGGAAGAAGCGCATCCCACCCTGTGCCGGCGCTGCGCGCAAGTAATGGCGGGGCAGAATTGA
- the gcvPB gene encoding aminomethyl-transferring glycine dehydrogenase subunit GcvPB, with the protein MEKLIFEKSEEGRQEKYLPPLEPIMKEKDLKMTPLPPGLERKVPPLLPQLTEGEVVRHYTRLSQLNYGVDTGFYPLGSCTMKYNPKINEDAASLPGFAGLHPYQPEETVQGALALMYKTQQYLGEIAGMDAVSLQPAAGAHGEFTGLLIIMAYHESRGQYGRNKVIVPDSSHGTNPATAALGGCEIIQLRSNRAGTVDLEELRRAVGEDTAALMLTNPSTLGLFERDILEIARIVHEAGGLLYYDGANMNAIMGYARPGDMGFDVVHFNLHKTFSAPHGGGGPGSGPVGVKAFLEPFLPVPVVMCDQENEQRYYLDYDRPQSIGKVKAFYGNFSVVVKAYTYISRMGKEGLKAASENAVLNANYLMAKLAPYYHQPFPGPCKHEFVITPKNLKEKEVRAVDIAKRLLDYGYHPPTVYFPLIVEEALMIEPAETESKETLDAFADAMASIAREAGENTEILHEAPHVTPVGRLDEVAAARKPVLRWRPNK; encoded by the coding sequence ATGGAAAAATTGATTTTTGAAAAAAGCGAAGAAGGCAGGCAGGAGAAGTATTTACCGCCGCTTGAGCCCATCATGAAGGAAAAAGACTTGAAAATGACCCCGCTGCCGCCGGGATTGGAAAGAAAGGTGCCGCCGCTGCTTCCGCAACTGACGGAGGGGGAAGTGGTGCGTCATTATACAAGGCTTTCCCAATTGAATTACGGGGTGGATACGGGTTTTTACCCCCTGGGCAGCTGCACGATGAAGTACAACCCCAAAATCAACGAGGATGCGGCCAGCCTGCCAGGGTTTGCCGGGCTGCACCCGTACCAGCCGGAAGAAACAGTACAGGGCGCCCTGGCCTTGATGTACAAAACACAGCAGTACCTGGGAGAAATCGCGGGAATGGATGCCGTTTCCTTGCAGCCGGCAGCGGGAGCCCACGGCGAGTTTACCGGGCTGCTCATCATCATGGCCTATCATGAATCCAGGGGACAGTACGGGCGTAACAAGGTTATCGTACCCGATTCTTCGCACGGCACCAATCCGGCGACAGCGGCGCTGGGCGGCTGTGAAATCATCCAGCTGCGTTCCAACCGTGCGGGTACTGTTGACCTGGAGGAACTGCGCCGGGCGGTAGGAGAAGATACTGCGGCCCTTATGCTGACAAATCCCAGCACCCTGGGCCTTTTTGAGAGGGATATACTGGAAATCGCCCGTATTGTTCATGAAGCCGGCGGTCTTTTATACTACGATGGGGCTAATATGAACGCGATTATGGGTTATGCGCGGCCTGGTGACATGGGGTTCGATGTGGTTCATTTCAATCTGCATAAAACATTTTCCGCACCGCACGGCGGAGGAGGTCCCGGCTCCGGCCCGGTGGGCGTGAAGGCATTTCTTGAGCCGTTTTTACCGGTTCCGGTGGTAATGTGTGACCAAGAGAATGAGCAGCGGTACTATTTGGATTACGACAGGCCCCAGTCAATCGGGAAGGTAAAAGCGTTTTACGGCAATTTTTCGGTAGTCGTTAAGGCGTATACTTATATAAGCAGGATGGGAAAAGAAGGGCTTAAGGCTGCCAGCGAAAATGCTGTTCTTAATGCCAATTACCTCATGGCCAAACTGGCGCCTTATTATCACCAGCCTTTTCCAGGACCGTGCAAACATGAATTTGTTATCACCCCCAAAAACCTTAAAGAAAAAGAAGTTCGCGCCGTTGACATAGCCAAGCGTCTCCTTGATTACGGGTATCACCCGCCGACGGTTTATTTCCCTCTCATTGTGGAAGAAGCGCTGATGATTGAACCAGCCGAGACGGAGAGCAAAGAGACCCTTGATGCTTTTGCGGACGCCATGGCTTCGATAGCCAGGGAAGCCGGAGAGAACACGGAAATTCTGCACGAAGCGCCTCATGTGACTCCTGTTGGCCGGCTGGACGAAGTCGCGGCAGCCCGTAAGCCCGTTCTGCGCTGGAGACCAAACAAATAA
- a CDS encoding DivIVA domain-containing protein → MLTPLDIHNKEFKRGFRGYDIDEVDEFLDEVIKDFESLYKENLELKEEIRKQKEHLSRYKETEDALQNTMLLAQKMLEESKKNAEKEAELVLWEARKKAEQIVSGAHDQVTENIRKVEQLKAFEKQLKTRLKSFLAAQLEMLESSDFDEEPCAGAEGREENVHESVEDNRD, encoded by the coding sequence TTGTTAACGCCACTTGATATTCACAACAAGGAATTTAAAAGAGGGTTTCGCGGTTATGACATTGATGAAGTGGACGAATTCTTGGACGAGGTAATCAAGGATTTCGAGTCGCTGTACAAGGAAAACCTGGAACTCAAAGAAGAAATAAGAAAACAAAAAGAGCACCTCAGCCGTTACAAGGAAACGGAGGATGCCCTGCAGAATACGATGCTGCTTGCCCAGAAAATGTTGGAAGAGTCCAAGAAAAATGCTGAAAAGGAAGCTGAACTGGTGCTGTGGGAGGCCAGGAAGAAGGCTGAACAAATTGTGAGCGGCGCCCACGACCAGGTTACGGAGAACATAAGGAAGGTGGAGCAACTAAAAGCATTTGAAAAACAGCTGAAAACAAGGCTTAAGAGTTTCCTTGCCGCCCAGCTTGAGATGTTGGAGAGCAGCGACTTTGACGAAGAGCCTTGTGCTGGGGCAGAAGGCCGGGAGGAAAACGTTCATGAGTCCGTGGAAGATAACCGAGACTGA
- a CDS encoding YggT family protein translates to MYRLIPYVRVAFEVYYGLIIVRVLLSWIPHDPYKSVFRFVYEVTEPVLAPFRRLIGGRMMIDFSPIFALLALELLERLVISILRYL, encoded by the coding sequence TTGTACCGGCTTATACCTTATGTTCGGGTCGCCTTTGAAGTGTACTACGGGTTGATTATCGTTCGCGTTTTGCTGTCCTGGATACCTCATGATCCGTATAAAAGCGTATTTCGGTTTGTTTACGAGGTTACGGAACCGGTTTTGGCTCCGTTTCGCAGGCTGATTGGAGGGCGAATGATGATCGACTTTTCCCCGATTTTTGCTCTTCTAGCCCTGGAACTGCTGGAAAGGCTGGTAATCAGCATCCTTCGTTACCTGTAA
- the gcvT gene encoding glycine cleavage system aminomethyltransferase GcvT, with product MVSLLKTPLYERHVELGARMAGFGGWIMPIQYTGVLEEHRAVRSAAGIFDVSHMGEIRVSGKGALFFLRKLLTSDPASLETGQVQYSLMCCESGGVVDDLLVYRLGEESFLLVVNAGNKDKDVDWLRGHQKTTGHGDSVEIRDISAETGQIAVQGPRSAEILGKLCEAKLEGMRYYSFLKTRVAGLEALVSRTGYTGEDGFEIYLRVGETKEAWDRIMEAGKPAGLVPAGLGARDTLRLEASMPLYGHELSQSTTPLEAGLERFVSWGKGGFIGREALEQEKREGVKKKLVGFVMVERGVPRAGYELLKMGRVIGKATSGSYAPSLDGCLGMGYVQAQEAVAGNRIEVMIRGRWAAAEIVNRPFYKKKGGWSNGRE from the coding sequence ATGGTTAGTTTGCTTAAGACCCCGCTGTACGAACGGCATGTAGAACTGGGTGCCAGGATGGCGGGATTTGGCGGGTGGATCATGCCCATACAGTACACCGGCGTTTTGGAGGAGCACAGGGCCGTGCGCAGCGCCGCCGGGATATTTGACGTTTCTCATATGGGAGAAATAAGAGTCTCCGGAAAAGGGGCGCTTTTTTTCCTGAGAAAACTGCTCACCAGTGACCCGGCATCGCTTGAAACCGGCCAGGTCCAGTACAGCCTGATGTGTTGCGAATCAGGCGGAGTGGTGGACGACCTGCTGGTTTACAGGCTTGGAGAGGAGAGCTTTTTGCTGGTGGTTAACGCCGGAAATAAGGACAAGGACGTGGACTGGCTTAGGGGACATCAAAAGACTACGGGTCATGGAGACAGTGTTGAAATAAGGGACATCTCAGCGGAAACCGGCCAAATAGCGGTGCAGGGACCCCGCTCTGCGGAGATTCTGGGCAAATTATGCGAGGCGAAACTGGAGGGGATGAGGTATTATTCTTTTCTAAAGACCAGGGTTGCGGGCCTGGAAGCGCTTGTTTCGCGGACTGGGTACACCGGCGAAGACGGGTTTGAGATTTATTTGAGGGTTGGTGAAACCAAAGAGGCCTGGGATAGGATCATGGAAGCAGGAAAACCGGCAGGACTGGTTCCTGCCGGGCTGGGAGCTAGGGACACGCTGCGTTTGGAAGCGTCGATGCCTTTATATGGTCATGAATTGAGCCAAAGCACCACACCCCTGGAAGCAGGGCTTGAAAGGTTTGTATCCTGGGGAAAAGGCGGTTTCATAGGCAGGGAAGCCCTGGAACAGGAGAAAAGGGAAGGGGTCAAAAAGAAACTGGTTGGTTTTGTGATGGTGGAAAGAGGTGTTCCCAGGGCTGGTTACGAACTGCTAAAAATGGGGCGGGTTATTGGCAAGGCGACTTCCGGAAGTTATGCTCCCAGCCTGGACGGCTGCTTAGGGATGGGCTATGTTCAGGCACAGGAAGCGGTTGCGGGCAATAGAATAGAAGTGATGATCAGGGGCAGGTGGGCTGCTGCCGAAATAGTCAACAGACCGTTTTATAAAAAAAAGGGAGGTTGGTCAAATGGGCGAGAGTGA
- a CDS encoding NAD(P)/FAD-dependent oxidoreductase, with protein sequence MNNQPVVVIGGGAAGMMAAGRAGELGARVILLEKNRVLGRKIGISGKGRCNVTNSGELRDFIENYPCNGQFLYSSLNRFSNVNLMQFLEKRGIPLKKERGGRVFPASDRAADIVAGLSRYLAENGVDVRLGERVLEIMAANGAVRGIRTAQEAISAYQVIVATGGKSYPATGSTGDGYDWAARLGHTIVPLRPALVPLNIREEWVKELQGLTLKNVEASVLEEEKALAGEFGEMLFTHFGVSGPIIMTLSRKVVERAAAPGKLKLKINLKPALSKEELDRRLARDFQKYRKKQLKNALDDLLPKRLIPRIIEASGINPGKFVNQLTREERRRLLDVLTGFTLTIAGPRSLSEAIVTAGGVLLTEINPKTMESRLVKGLYFAGEILDIDGYTGGYNLQAAFSTGYAAGEAAAEAALSSGKR encoded by the coding sequence ATGAACAACCAGCCGGTTGTGGTAATAGGCGGCGGGGCTGCCGGGATGATGGCAGCTGGCCGGGCCGGGGAACTGGGGGCCAGGGTGATCCTCCTGGAAAAGAACAGGGTGCTGGGGCGAAAAATCGGCATTTCCGGAAAGGGTCGCTGCAATGTCACCAACAGCGGCGAATTACGGGATTTTATCGAAAATTACCCATGTAACGGGCAGTTTTTATACAGTTCGTTAAACAGGTTTTCCAACGTAAACCTCATGCAGTTCCTGGAAAAACGGGGAATCCCGTTGAAAAAGGAAAGGGGCGGGCGCGTTTTTCCGGCCTCTGACCGGGCAGCCGATATTGTTGCAGGATTGAGCAGGTACCTAGCTGAAAACGGAGTGGATGTTCGTTTAGGCGAAAGAGTTTTGGAAATAATGGCGGCAAATGGAGCAGTCAGGGGAATAAGGACTGCCCAAGAAGCAATCAGCGCTTATCAAGTTATTGTAGCCACCGGGGGCAAATCATACCCGGCAACAGGGTCAACGGGTGATGGCTATGACTGGGCAGCGAGGCTCGGGCACACAATAGTGCCGCTGCGGCCAGCCCTCGTACCGCTGAACATAAGGGAGGAATGGGTTAAGGAACTGCAGGGCCTTACCCTGAAAAACGTGGAGGCTTCGGTCCTGGAGGAAGAGAAAGCACTGGCCGGGGAGTTCGGGGAAATGCTGTTTACCCATTTTGGTGTTTCAGGTCCTATTATTATGACCTTAAGCAGAAAAGTTGTGGAGAGGGCGGCAGCACCCGGGAAGCTGAAGCTGAAAATTAACCTTAAACCGGCGCTTTCCAAAGAAGAGCTGGACAGGCGGCTGGCAAGGGATTTTCAAAAATACAGGAAGAAGCAGTTGAAAAATGCCCTGGACGACCTTTTGCCCAAGAGGTTGATTCCCCGGATCATCGAGGCAAGCGGCATTAATCCCGGCAAATTTGTTAACCAGCTGACGAGGGAAGAGCGGAGGCGGCTGCTCGACGTTTTGACCGGCTTTACCCTGACCATTGCAGGACCGCGTTCACTTTCCGAAGCGATTGTGACGGCAGGGGGAGTCTTATTAACAGAAATCAACCCGAAGACCATGGAGTCTAGACTGGTCAAAGGTCTTTATTTTGCAGGCGAGATTCTTGATATCGACGGTTACACGGGTGGATACAACCTGCAGGCCGCTTTTTCCACTGGATACGCTGCCGGTGAAGCGGCCGCGGAAGCGGCCCTTTCTTCGGGCAAACGCTAG
- the gcvH gene encoding glycine cleavage system protein GcvH: protein MGESELKYTREHEWIKVEGTKALVGITDYAQEALGDVVFVELPEVGKELEIGDVLGVVESVKAASDVYSPCRGKVTAVNEALFNNPELVNKDPYGDGWMVEMEFTELAGDLLSEEQYEARLAEEGK, encoded by the coding sequence ATGGGCGAGAGTGAATTGAAGTATACCAGGGAGCACGAATGGATTAAAGTGGAAGGTACGAAGGCCTTGGTCGGTATTACCGATTATGCCCAGGAAGCACTGGGGGACGTGGTTTTTGTGGAGCTTCCCGAAGTGGGCAAAGAGCTGGAAATAGGGGATGTTTTGGGGGTCGTGGAGTCAGTAAAAGCGGCTTCGGATGTTTATTCACCGTGCCGGGGAAAGGTTACCGCCGTGAATGAAGCCCTGTTTAACAATCCGGAACTGGTAAACAAGGACCCTTATGGAGACGGGTGGATGGTCGAAATGGAATTCACCGAACTGGCCGGCGATCTTTTATCAGAGGAGCAGTATGAAGCCAGGCTGGCCGAGGAGGGGAAATGA
- a CDS encoding DUF167 domain-containing protein, which yields MSPWKITETESGVLFSIKVQPRAARNEIGGLQGQDLKIRLTAPPTEGEANEACIRFIAEWLDVPKNAVRIIAGHTSRHKIIKAAGISKGELIRRLEMTQARSGIKFEL from the coding sequence ATGAGTCCGTGGAAGATAACCGAGACTGAAAGCGGGGTCTTGTTCAGCATTAAGGTACAGCCGCGGGCGGCAAGAAATGAAATTGGAGGGCTGCAGGGCCAGGACCTTAAAATAAGACTGACTGCCCCACCGACGGAAGGAGAGGCAAACGAGGCCTGCATCAGGTTTATTGCCGAGTGGCTGGATGTGCCCAAAAATGCGGTAAGAATAATTGCCGGACATACCAGCCGGCACAAGATAATCAAGGCAGCAGGGATAAGCAAGGGAGAACTGATTCGGCGCCTCGAGATGACGCAGGCAAGAAGCGGCATAAAGTTTGAGCTTTGA